Below is a window of Picosynechococcus sp. PCC 7002 DNA.
GCCCGGCCAACGCTACAGCTTCGATGGGACGAACCCTAACGCCAGCCCCCAGGTAGAACCGATTAATGCGACGGCCATTCTCAATTCCCCCGAATTGCAAGAATTTCTCGCCCCCAGTAGTTGGCTTCCCCAAGAAGAAACCCTGGCCAATGCTCCGACTACCCCCAACTCCGGCTGGCCGATCCGTCCCCCCGTCCAGCAACCAACGACCGGAAATACCGCTGGGTCAAATAATGGCGGTTTCTGCGAAAACTACTTCACCGCTCTCCAAAGTTTTCTCCAGGAAGCCCAAACAATCGCGCCGGGAGCCTGGGACTTTACCAACAACCCCTATGCTTTTTTGGCGCAACCGGAGGCCAGTTGGCTAAACGATGTTAATGCTCCTGAGGGGCCACAACTGACGCGACTCCAGCAACGGGCCGAGGACTTTATCCGTGAGTTTGAGCGGTGTCAGTTTGCCTTACCGGATTTACCGACTGATCCCGAACCTGAAAACAATCCCAACGATCTCCCCCCCGAAAATCCAAATTCATCCCCGGAAATTTATCCCGATAGTCCTTCGTTCTACTAAAAAACTATGTTTAAGCCCATTACGTTATTGAATGTTGCGCTTCTGGGGCTTCTGGGTTTTACCCCCCTTCTCCAGGCCAGCACCCCCAATGCCAGTCAGATTGCTTCTCTCCAGGGCGATCGCCTCTTACTCCAAAATGGCAACCAACGCCCCAACCCAGCCCGCGTGGGCAATCGTCTGACCAACCAAAGTCAAGCCTTGATTGTCCCCGGCAATAACCGTTCCCTAGCGCGTCTTGCGTTCGTGGGCGGTGGCCAAAGTTACGATGGCCTCCTGTTACAGGCGGGGCCAGACCAACAACAAACGGAGTACCGCTTTCCCTGTGTCATTGTCGGCGGCAAAGTGACCCTCAGTTGGCGTCAGGGTAACAATCGCGGCTGTAAATATGGTGTCCATCTCAGTCCAGGACGGAGTTCAGCAGCCCCTAAACGACAGCAGAAATCCGGTGCTGCCAGCAAACAACTATCCCAGGATTCTTCGGAGATCAAGGAAGCCTCCCTCACCATTCAACCCCTGGGCAATGATCCAATTTTGCTCAGGGCCGTTGTTGACGATAATCTCCAGGCCGTTGAAACGCTCCAAGGGGAAATTTTGATTATTTCGGCCCAATATCCAGAGGGTTTGCGGCTCCGTAGTGGTGAGCGTTATTTCAATTTGGGTGACGGTCAAGATCAAGTGGAGCCTTTTAACCCCACCGAGGCGATCGCCAATTCCCCAGACTTACAGGAATTTTTAAACCCTGAGATCTGGCGCGAGTCCCAGTTACCGGCTCCCGTTTCCCAGGACATCGATAATCACCTGATCGCGTTTCGGGATCTCAATCAAAATACGGCCGCCACCGATACCCCGGACATGACCGACCTGAGTTTAGCCTGTCAAGCTGAGGTGGATTTTTATCTAGCCAACCTCAAAGCCACCATGGGCAATACCTGGCGGCCCCCCTATCCGCCGTCCCCTGGGGTCTGGCGCACTGAAGTTAACTATCTCCTCACGAAAGATGGTCGCGTCCAAAATCTCCAGGTGGCCCAGTCCAGCGGTGCCAACATTATTGATCAGGCGGCCCTAAGCCATGTACGTACCCTCGAACAGCGATTCGAGCCGTTCCCTAGTTGCTATCCCTACGAAACTTTGCCCGTCGATAACAACTTCACCGTTCGTTATCAATAGAGGCATTTGTCCTAAAAAACTGCATCAGTTCCCTAAGCCAGTAACTACTACCCTGCATCGAGCCAAGGTGATGATTCTCCCGCCCCCCTCGAAGCCGCTATTTTTACTGGAAGAACCTGCCATGTTGTTTCAATCCTCTCTCTACCAACGCCTCCTCAAGTCTGCAACGATTCCTTTTCTGTCTCTTTTGGTGATGGGTACCCCGGCCCCCGCTTTTGCCAACCCCCAAGGGGCGATCGCCGAGCCTTCCCTTGAAGTCCAATTGCAACAACTCAAAGCCCGCCTTGCTGGTCTCGAAGCCCGCACTGGCAGCACCGATACCACTACCCAAACCGTTGCCGCAGCACCGATTAACTCTTCCCCGAATCATCAGTCCCCTACGCCGACGACCCTTGCAACGCCTCCCGTCACTCCCGCTGCCCCCACTTCCCTGATGGCAAAACTCAGCCCCGCCAGTGCCATTTTGGTGAACTTTCCCAGTGCTGTCGTTGTCGATGTCGGCCAAAAAGATGACTATCCTTTGACCCTGCCGTTATTCCAAGACCTCCGGAGTGCATCGGGAGAACTGCTTGCCCCAGCAAATACCCCCATTACCCTACGGGTTAAACCCCATAAAGATGGCGCAATCCTCGTTGCTGATTCGATTATTGTCAATGGCCAAGTGGTGAATATCCAGGCCCAAAGTAGCACGATGATTCCTGGCCGCACCGTCACCCAGCGCACTGCCCAAGAAATGGCCAAGCAAAACAGTGCCGTTTGGGGAAATCTCACCACCTCTTTGGCTGGGGCTGCTGGCACAAGTATTGGTACCCAACAACAGTTTGGTTTCCTCGGCGCGGCAGTGGGGATTCTCTCCGGTATGGGTTCCCCTGATGACCTCCGGATCGTCGAAATTCCGGCTGGCTCTGTCCACCTCCTGCAAGTCCAAGCCCAGAATTAACTCTGGTATCACTTCCAGCAAGACAAAATTTAAAGTTTTAACGGGTAAAGGGTTTGGGAATCACCTTTTACCTTTTTCTATGGTCACAAACAAGCTTGATCTAAGACACCATCGCCAGGAGTCGTTCAGCAACGGTTTCAGGAACGGGCATCACAGAAAGACGATTACCCCGCCGCACCACGGCAAATTCTTCGGGGGTAAAGCTGGCCTTAAGTTGATCCAGGGTGATGATCTCGGCAAAGGTTTCTTGGTAGCCCACTGCGACGGTGTACCAGCGGGGTTTTTCTGAGGTCGCCTTGGGGTCAAAATATTTACTTTCCGGGTTAAATTGGCTCGGATCCACGAGGTTTGTTTGGGTGACGCTAGCAAGGCCGACGATACCGGGGGATTTGGTGTTGGAGTGGTAAAAAAAGAGGCGATCGCCTTTTTCCATTTGCTGTAAAAAATTCCGGGCTTGATAGTTCCGCACCCCATCCCACAGTTCTGTTCCATCGGCAGCCAGATCCGCCAAACTATATTCACTCGGTTCTGATTTGATTAACCAATAGCGCATGGATGCAGTGATGACACGAAAAAACAATGGTAAGAATCACATTTACTGTAGCGTGTTTTGGCCAGAGAAAAGGACAATTTCTCGGGGGGAAATTTGGGTTGCATCGACGCTAAAGTGTAATCTGGAAAAATGTCATCCGTTTCTCAGCCACTCGATTCTAGTGCGTTTGCCAGTTGATCTATGAAAAGCCAAGCCGATCTTTCCGCGCTTCTGTTTGCACTCGACAGCCGGGGATATAAGGCCTACAAACAGATAAAAGGGGAGTACAGCTTCCCAGACTTCACACTGATCATTGACTACGTCCAAGGAGATCCCTTTGCGGCTCCGACCCAATGCAGTGTAATTGTCTCCCAGGCGATCGCCCAGTTTCCCCCAGCCCTCTACAACAGCCTCAGTCGCGAAATTGCCCTACGGGATTACCTCACCAGGCAGTTTTATCAAGTGGCCAAAGACTTTAGTGGCTTTCGGGGGACAGGCAAAAGCGGCTTGATCCAAGGGGTAGAACCCGCCCAGGAAGTGTTAGAACGAACCGCTGTATTTATTGATGACCAAGACTTGGAAGTACGTTTTTGGGTGGGCTTACCCGCTAAGGGACGGTCGATTTTAGGTCGCCAAGCAGAGGAAATGCTGTGCTATGACTTACCCCAAATTGTGCAAAAGTCCTTACTTTTTGAGAATCTCAACGCCACTGCCCTGAAAATCCACGTCGAAACCAGCGAAGATGCTGACTGGATCCGCAGTGAACTCCCCAAACGGGGTCTTGTCACCTTCATTGCCAATGGCGCAATCTTACCCAGACAGAGCGGTGTCGATGCCCATCCTTTAACAGAAAATGTAATTCCCTTCCAGAGTCCCCCAGAACTGACAGTAAGCTTTGACTGCCCAAACCATGGCCCGATCACAGGAATGGGGATTAAACAGGGCATCACCCTGATCGTTGGGGGCGGCTACCATGGCAAATCAACGCTGCTCAAAGGAATTGAATTAGGCGTGTATAACCATCTGCCGGGGGACGGGCGAGAATGGGTAATCACTGATGCCAGCGCCGTAAAAATTCGCGCCGAGGACGGACGCAGCATCGCCAGTGTTGATATTTCGCCGTTCATTAACCAGTTGCCCCAGGGCCAATCAACCCAAACCTTTTCGAGTAATAATGCCAGCGGCAGCACCTCCCAGGCCACCAACATTATCGAAGCGTTAGAAGTGGGAGCAACGGCTTTACTGCTAGATGAGGACACATCCGCCACGAATTTTATGATCCGCGATCGCCGCATGCAACAGCTCATTCACAAGGACAAAGAACCGATTACCCCCTTTGTGGATAAGGTGCGCCAACTCTACCAGGATCATGGGGTTTCAACAATTCTCGTGATGGGTGGTAGTGGCGATTATTTTGATGTGGCCGATACGGTGATCGCCATGGATAATTTTCAACCCCAGGATGTCACCGCCACCGCTAAACACATTGCCGCCAGCCACAAAACTGAAAGACTTCT
It encodes the following:
- a CDS encoding ABC-ATPase domain-containing protein, producing the protein MKSQADLSALLFALDSRGYKAYKQIKGEYSFPDFTLIIDYVQGDPFAAPTQCSVIVSQAIAQFPPALYNSLSREIALRDYLTRQFYQVAKDFSGFRGTGKSGLIQGVEPAQEVLERTAVFIDDQDLEVRFWVGLPAKGRSILGRQAEEMLCYDLPQIVQKSLLFENLNATALKIHVETSEDADWIRSELPKRGLVTFIANGAILPRQSGVDAHPLTENVIPFQSPPELTVSFDCPNHGPITGMGIKQGITLIVGGGYHGKSTLLKGIELGVYNHLPGDGREWVITDASAVKIRAEDGRSIASVDISPFINQLPQGQSTQTFSSNNASGSTSQATNIIEALEVGATALLLDEDTSATNFMIRDRRMQQLIHKDKEPITPFVDKVRQLYQDHGVSTILVMGGSGDYFDVADTVIAMDNFQPQDVTATAKHIAASHKTERLLEGGTQFGTITPRVPAAESIDASRGKRAVTIKVRDTSSLGFGTEDIDLSAVEQLVETTQLRAIALGILYGRDRYGQDNLTLTEMLNRVLGDIEAEGLDILSEYPQADLSYFRKFELVAALNRLRSLAIVPQVTT
- a CDS encoding TonB family protein, whose translation is MFKPITLLNVALLGLLGFTPLLQASTPNASQIASLQGDRLLLQNGNQRPNPARVGNRLTNQSQALIVPGNNRSLARLAFVGGGQSYDGLLLQAGPDQQQTEYRFPCVIVGGKVTLSWRQGNNRGCKYGVHLSPGRSSAAPKRQQKSGAASKQLSQDSSEIKEASLTIQPLGNDPILLRAVVDDNLQAVETLQGEILIISAQYPEGLRLRSGERYFNLGDGQDQVEPFNPTEAIANSPDLQEFLNPEIWRESQLPAPVSQDIDNHLIAFRDLNQNTAATDTPDMTDLSLACQAEVDFYLANLKATMGNTWRPPYPPSPGVWRTEVNYLLTKDGRVQNLQVAQSSGANIIDQAALSHVRTLEQRFEPFPSCYPYETLPVDNNFTVRYQ
- a CDS encoding EVE domain-containing protein, with protein sequence MRYWLIKSEPSEYSLADLAADGTELWDGVRNYQARNFLQQMEKGDRLFFYHSNTKSPGIVGLASVTQTNLVDPSQFNPESKYFDPKATSEKPRWYTVAVGYQETFAEIITLDQLKASFTPEEFAVVRRGNRLSVMPVPETVAERLLAMVS